GACGCTTTTACATGGATCCATTATTCTTTCCTGATGACAAGCTTCTCGACACTTGCGTCTTTGCTGCTGTTGCTTGGCTAAGCAGGGCCAGTAACCAAAGATACTTTCACAAAGGTCCATAGCTTCCAAACCAGATCCATACGGAATTTGACCCACCTGCCTCTCACTTTCATAACCATAACCATAACCTCCTCTTATTCCGTTCTGAAACCCGTCTTGATGTTCATAAGATGGAGTATCATCATTCGGCTTCACGTCTGTTGGCTCAACTCTTCCACCATCCGCTCCATCACTAGTAACCTTGTCTCCAGTTTCAACACTGGGTTTTTCGTCTGTTTTGGCGTCTATTGGTTTGCTTCCATCGGGAGGCTTCGTTGGGAGATCATCTTCTTTACCATATGGTGAAGGAATTGAACCATACGAGAAACTTTCCAAGGATGTGGCGTCAGATTTTGGCACGGACCGAGGATAACAGGTGATTTCCGAAGGAGGAAGCGGCTTACCGTAGGTTGTAGCAGGATCATAACCTCCACCGTAAGGAGTGGGGTCATATTCTTCAAATTCAGGTTCGTTGAACTCTACCGTAGAAGAAGATACTGTGAACTTTGTCTCTGAACGAAAGTAACACCAATCATCGGGAGGTGGCTCATATTGGAGAAATTTAGGCTCACTATAGTTTATTTCTGATGGATTTACGGAGCACTGGTAATAATTGTAAGAATTATGATATTCAATCGGCTCATAGTGCACTGTCTGAGGCCCAGTATAGGTGTACACAGAGTAATTCAGTTCTGGTGGAGTTGCAAACGAATAATCTCTATGGTAATCAGAAGAAGACTTAAATAATTCAGGCTCACCAAATTCATACGGAGAAGAGTACTGTTCTGAGGCTTGAATTGGAGCTGAAGGAAAATCATAATGGGAACCACTACTGTAATGAGTCCAATAGCAGTCATCGACATCACCCTTGTAGGCGTAGAAGGCCATTATGCCACAAATCAACCTGTAGATCTCCGTCAATATGGAATCATACAAGGAAATTTAATACATTTGCAGGGTGGATTATCAAGAATGGAGGGACAAAGGGGGCTGGAGGGTGGTGGTTAGGCTCTGAAATAATGGAAGTGAAATTTGTTAGCTAGAAAGTAGCTTTAATATCTGCCAGTTGATTCTTATCCATTTGATGCAAAGAAAGATCAGCAGATTGTTTGGTGATTTCACTGTTGagttttttaaggaaaaaacaGAGAAATTTGAGTGGAGAAGTTAGTGATTTGTTTGAAGACAAAGAGCATGTGCTCCATTGTTTTGCTCTACAAGCAAGGCCAAGAAGTCAAGATCATAATAATAACGACATTCCAACTTCAGCCATCTTTTACACAGGCCATTTCAGCCACGTGAACAATGACGATTTTCCGGTGTAGGGTTTGATTTTGCTGCCAAGAATTTAGAAATGGTAGGATCAAAGTTGTTAAATGTTGTTAGGATATACATGAAATAACCACCGTTTATAGCTTCCAGATGGGAGATCAATGGCGAGGCTCAATTACTACTAGCAAGCAATATGCAATTGGCCGACATCTCAAATTTTGATACTCCAATGGGATCTACACTGCTGCATCATGGTTACTGATCATAGATGACAGGTTGAAAACAAGAATGATCGATTTAACAACCGCCACCACAGGCTCAAAGCCAAATCTATGATTAGCTTAACCTcccattaaataaaatctctCATAGTTTATATATCAAAGTCGAACAGAAAGGTTAAAAGAAATAAGTACAGCACCATTCGTATGAGGAATTTCGAGGAGTTGATCATAGAACCATGACTGACAAGTTCAGCATTACATACTCACAAAGCACTGATTAATACATCTCCTATTACAGCTGCAGAGCAGGTCACAGGGACTGAAAATTGACAATAAGAACCATAGACCAGGCTCGAGATGTGATAACTGTTAAGCTTAATCAACCTCCCGTCTTTCGAAAACTCACCAATTCAAGCTATAAAAAGACATAATATCGTCCACTTATAGCAATTCAATTTTCACAGTCACATGCCACTTCTTACCTACAAAAACGGCAGACAAGAAGAAAACTATTGAAGGGATCAAGATGCAGTGTCGAGTGATTATATATGAAGCACAGATCATATGCTTTAATTCCTTTACAATGTATTAGAGATGAAATATTATAGTGATACTAGACAATCATAGAAGGGAAACTTGAACCTACTCACCATTCACTAAGAGGCTGATTCTGGAGAGGCTTNNNNNNNNNNTAACGTATGCTTTGCTCTTGTATTTTGAACTTCTAGCTTGCTTCGGTTGGTAGGTGGGGTACTGGCACGGAATTATCTCTCCGTTAATGTACTTATCTCCTGGAACCATAAAAACACGCAGCTGGTAAGCAAGACAATGCTGTAGAACTTAATAGATTAAACCACTTTCTCATTTGGATCTGAGatgattacaaaaataaataaagaagtgGGTCATAAAGGAACAACCTCCATAATCTTTGTTCTTAACATCTATATACGAATCAGGCAAGACCCATAAAACACCGGGGAGACCTACAAATGAAGAATCACAATTAAACAGTCAAATTCAGGAACTGAAAACTGGTTCCTGCTAAGAGTAAAGATGTGCAATGTCActgatttttccttttcaacaCATGCACCCACCAAGGTTTAACCAGAGACCTCCGGTAGGAGATCTTGAACATAATCTGTTGGGTCGTCCCTAGGGGACACGTGTGCATGTCTTTGATAtgagaaaacaaataagaCCTCAGCAGTGAAGGAACATACCCTTGAATTTCTCAGATGTCTCTTCAGATACAGTGCATTGGAACCCAGTGTATGTGGTGGTACTAAATGCATACATATTTTTCTTCGCTTCTTCCATGCTAAAACAGAGGAATTGAGATCAAGTGTCAGATGTTTGAAATGCCTAAAACAAATAGTGCCTAAGATATCATTATATCTTACTCAAAAGTTTCAAATAGTTACTCCATAAACTTCCTGGTATTCGTTAATATCCACAAAATGCTGCAATTTATGCTTCAAATACTTAAACAAGAATCTTTCAAGTTACATCTGCTTGTTTATACATAAGctcattcaaaatatattgatttgacaAGACAGTACAATGTAAAACACAATCTCATTAactaatacaaatttattaacattTCAAACGAAAAcctatacaaaattgaaaatacatattttcgaAAACCATCATATTAAATCTTTGCAATATTTGCCTTTCTGTTCTACTATAAGAACTGAACGtagtaacaaaatattttcaaaatgcgCCCGCCAAAAGAATGGAGGCGTTATCCCATCTACTAGAACTACATATAATACCATACAGCAAGACTAGAATGACTTTTACTTCCTACTTTACCAAACAAAAGCATTATCGAGAGCAGTAATAAGTTAaagaaaatagtgaaaaaGGAATAAAGAAACATAGCCCAAAAATCCCCAGCTATTAGAAGCACACATGTCCAGCAagattataactattttactTCCTAACAGAccacataaaatatttagcaataaaagtttaagaaaacagaagaacaacaacaaataatGTCCAAGAATCccaagaaaaatcaagaaagaagagaaaaaccTGCCAAGAACGGTGGCAAGAGTATTAAGATAAGTGTCAATCATCTGCTCCCTGGTGGGTGCAGGGTCTTTGGGAAACTCCATGACAATAAGCCAGTGATTGTAGTCACAACCAGGCAACATTATCGTCTCCCTCTCCTCACGTCCGCCGCTCCTTTTCGCAGAGTATTCCCCATCAGTCAACGCTCTGACGGGCGGAAAAGCGGCAGTTCTTGATTTGATTGGGTGCGTCGGAGCGCAGGGGATGAACGACAGGGAGGATTTGGAAGAAAGTGGAAGAAAAGGGATCAGTGTATGGGGGGTTGGACTTAGGGTTTTGGGAACGAGAGAGAGGTTTAGAGTGGCCATCTTCTTGGTTGGAAGTAGTGACAGAGCAGCAGTGAATGATGAAGAtgataagagagagagagagagagaggaaaatcCGCCTTACAGCCggagatttttatttttggtagtTTTGGTATTAAAGATCTTTCTATTTGGACAAGCAATCTCACTGCCCCAATTTTTAAAGTAACGTTTAAGTGGCCCATTTAATTCTAGGCCTCAATGTCATATGAGTTGGTTAGAATTTTGGACCGCTGTGCTTAGCAGGCCCATCCAAcctattaaaaacaaaagtatttCAATACAAGATTAGGTGAAAACCCAGCACGAAAAGATCAGGAGAAGCCCTACATTCCCTACCCCTAACTAATCACATATTTACATtctatttatttgacttaAGGCTGCAAACTACTCTTTTTTGACCAAACCTCATATCTAATCAGTAGTTCAACGGAACATTGTCCACATACATAAGTTGTCAACTGGGAGATACTTGCGATTAGTGAAGCTCACCAAATACTTTCCCCATAAGAGCCTAACTTATTACCTAAACGTGACTAATCATACTCACCATGAGCGGTGAGGCTGAGATCTTACAACCAAGAGATCGTACGTTTTAGTCtgcttttaatatataataataatatgttgtttgtttggtttttgaaattgaaattgaaattgttgtttgatttt
This genomic window from Sesamum indicum cultivar Zhongzhi No. 13 linkage group LG12, S_indicum_v1.0, whole genome shotgun sequence contains:
- the LOC105175432 gene encoding uncharacterized protein LOC105175432 isoform X1, which translates into the protein MAFYAYKGDVDDCYWTHYSSGSHYDFPSAPIQASEQYSSPYEFGEPELFKSSSDYHRDYSFATPPELNYSVYTYTGPQTVHYEPIEYHNSYNYYQCSVNPSEINYSEPKFLQYEPPPDDWCYFRSETKFTVSSSTVEFNEPEFEEYDPTPYGGGYDPATTYGKPLPPSEITCYPRSVPKSDATSLESFSYGSIPSPYGKEDDLPTKPPDGSKPIDAKTDEKPSVETGDKVTSDGADGGRVEPTDVKPNDDTPSYEHQDGFQNGIRGGYGYGYESERQVGQIPYGSGLEAMDLCESIFGYWPCLAKQQQQRRKCREACHQERIMDPCKSVLDYLFGSSGVYDYENYNHQWQADRYDC
- the LOC105175432 gene encoding DAG protein, chloroplastic isoform X2 (The sequence of the model RefSeq protein was modified relative to this genomic sequence to represent the inferred CDS: added 170 bases not found in genome assembly); translated protein: MATLNLSLVPKTLSPTPHTLIPFLPLSSKSSLSFIPCAPTHPIKSRTAAFPPVRALTDGEYSAKRSGGREERETIMLPGCDYNHWLIVMEFPKDPAPTREQMIDTYLNTLATVLGSMEEAKKNMYAFSTTTYTGFQCTVSEETSEKFKGLPGVLWVLPDSYIDVKNKDYGGDKYINGEIIPCQYPTYQPKQARSSKYKSKAYVRQRDGPPAERRRPRQEASPESAS